From the genome of Gracilinanus agilis isolate LMUSP501 chromosome 2, AgileGrace, whole genome shotgun sequence, one region includes:
- the TECTB gene encoding beta-tectorin, which produces MEISVFVLLAIFTETLAGSCTPNKADVILVFCYPKTIITKIPECPYGWEVHQLALGGVCYNGVHEAGYYQFIIPDLSPKNKSYCGTQSEYKPPIYHFFSHIVSNDSTVIVKSQPVNYSFSCTYHSTYLVNQAAFDQSPYAKLSPLSRVATVHVKNGSMGSFESQLSLNFYTNAKFSTKREAPFVLETSEIGSDLFAGVEAKGLSIRFKVVLNSCWATPSADFMYPMQWQLIGKGCPTDETVLVHENGKDHRATFQFNAFRFQNVPKLSKVWLHCETFICDSEKFSCPVTCDKRKRFHEETGGVLVVEFSIRSRGFSNHYTFSEILYHLVFMLGFCAVIGDHTAAVAP; this is translated from the exons atggagataaGTGTATTTGTCTTGCTGGCCATCTTTACTGAGACACTGGCAGGCTCGTGTACCCCAAATAAAGCAG ATGTCATTCTTGTGTTCTGCTATCCTAAAACCATCATCACAAAAATACCAGAGTGTCCCTATGGATGGGAAGTGCACCAGCTGGCTCTTGGAGGGGTTTGTTACAATGGGGTCCATGAGGCAGGTTACTACCAGTTCATAATCCCTGACCTGTCACCTAAAAACAAGTCCTATTGTGGAACGCAGTCTGAG tacAAGCCCCCTATCTACCATTTCTTCAGCCACATTGTTTCCAACGACAGCACAGTCATTGTGAAGAGCCAACCAGTGAATTACTCCTTCTCTTGTACGTACCATTCAACCTACTTGGTTAACCAGGCTGCCTTTGATCAGAG TCCTTATGCAAaactctctcccctttccagagTGGCCACAGTACATGTCAAGAATGGGAGCATGGGCTCCTTTGAAAGCCAGTTGTCTCTGAACTTCTATACT AATGCCAAGTTCTCCACTAAGAGAGAAGCTCCCTTTGTGTTGGAAACCTCAGAAATTGGATCAGATTTGTTTGCAGGTGTGGAAGCCAAAGGGTTAAGTATTAG GTTTAAGGTAGTCCTGAATAGTTGCTGGGCCACACCATCAGCAGACTTCATGTATCCCATGCAATGGCAGCTAATTGGTAAAGG ATGTCCCACTGATGAAACTGTTTTGGTGCATGAAAACGGCAAGGACCACAGGGCAACTTTTCAGTTCAATGCTTTCCGCTTCCAGAATGTACCTAAACTGTCCAAGGTTTGGCTGCACTGTGAGACATTCATCTGTGACAGTGAAAAGTTTTCCTGCCCAGTG ACCTGTGATAAACGGAAGCGCTTCCATGAAGAGACTGGAGGGGTGTTAGTTGTGGAATTTTCCATCCGTA GCCGAGGCTTCTCCAATCATTATACTTTCTCAG